In Paenibacillus sp., the sequence GCGAGCACCTCCACCGAACCGTTTTGAATGACGTAACCGCCGTTTGTGGTGACGACTTGCAAACTTTCCGCTTCCTCCGACTGCAACGTGATTTCGGCGACGCCGCCAACCGGAGCAACCTCTTGCGTTTCGCCGTTGAATTCAAAAATGATCGGGTCGGCGAAGTCCGTTGCCGGTTGGTCGTCCCACGTCGTGACGGTCGCCGTGATCGTCGCCGTATCGACGCCGTCGGCGACGATTTCCGGCTTGTCCGTCGTTAAAGCGATCTTGTAACCGATGAATGCGCCGTCGACGTAATGCGTGCCGAGGACGCGCGAATCCGTCTCCGCTGGAACCTCGATGAGTTTATTCGGTGAATCGAAAATGGTGTGCACGACGCCGCTTTCACTGACTTGTACGTATTTCAGCATTGCATACCCCTCCTATTAATTGGATTCCATAACTTCCCATGAAACCGTATAGCTTGCGTTGGTGTTCGCTTTAACTAACCGCAATCCATTCGAGGAGGTTAGAGTCGCTTTGACTGTTGCTTCCTCATTAGCTTGCCATGTGATGTTTACGAATGCCTTCGACATGTTGACGGCAGTCGGTATCGTAACCGTGACGTCTCCGCCAACTGCCGCGAGCGTCGTCTCGCCACGCTGTACGACCTTCATTCCCCCCACCGCCTTCCATGCTCCCCATGTGCCGTTGTTCTTGATTCTTGAATACACGACAGAATTGGTGTCGACAAATATTTGCGACGCCCAATTGTCGTCACCTTCGTACTGATTGTGATAAACGTAACCGCCACCACCTGTCGGCGTCCCCGTGTAGGGCGAACCCATGTTAAAGAAACCGGAACGAGTTATACCGTTCGCATCCGTTACTTGTTGCCCGCCACGTCCGTTTGCGCCGTACAGGAACCGATCTCCCGAGATGCCTCGAACTAAATCGGCGTCCAACCCCGAACCGGAGCCGTCGTTGCCTGCGGTCCATATCTTTTCTACTCCGCCTAAATCGGTCTGCACATACGCTTCCCGGCCAGCTGGTTTTCTGAGAATTACGTCTCCCGCGTCCGTAAATACAACGCTTTGGTTTTGTCCTTGTATCCCAACTCTGTATTCCCCGCCGTCCGGAAAGAGCAAACTCCCCGTCATTGGTTGACTCCCGTTTTTCGGCAGCGCGGCGTCGGCGGTGGACGCGGCGGCTTGGAGCCCCTGCTCGATCTTATTCATCAGCGCCGCAGCAAACGGCGTACCGGCTTGCGTCACGGTGCCCGGATCCGGGGTCAGAATCCATGTATTTCCGTTCTGGTCCTTAAACCGCAGAGGCTCTTGAACGATCCGATCCACCCAAGATGTTGGATTATAAGGCATACGGTATCCCTCCTCTCTCGTATCCAGCTGCAAAGGTGCCGCAATATACGAAGCTGTCGTACACCTTGCCTGCGGTCTCGAAGAGCAACATCACATCTGTCTCGAGCCGGTTTGCATCGGTGTAGTCGAAGCCGTCGCGGGCTGCCCACGTCTCCGCTCCCGGGTAGCCCGGAGGCGTTGCGAAATTGGTCCGGATCGTCTCGAGATTCTGCTCGATCCGGTTGATCGACGACAGAAAGTCGATGTACGTCATCGTCCGGTTCGTGACGGTCGTGATCGCGGGAATGGCGTATTGGATGTCCGCAAGGTACGAGCGCAGCGTTTTGATATTTGTCTCGAGCCGGTTGAAGTCTTCGAAGTTGATCTCGTCATTTGCCGTCCAGCCCGTTTCCACATCGATCGCATAGTAGAGCACCGGCATGTCCGTCACGTACGTTGCACCATAAATCGTGCCGTTGTTGCCGTTCGGCGAGGAGTCGATCGCGGTGTTCTTGAAATCGACCGTCAGGCGTACGTAGTCGGTGTAGACGGTCGACGCGACGGTCGAGGATGCGGCGTCAGCGTAGGCGAGGAAGTGC encodes:
- a CDS encoding Ig-like domain-containing protein, whose translation is MLKYVQVSESGVVHTIFDSPNKLIEVPAETDSRVLGTHYVDGAFIGYKIALTTDKPEIVADGVDTATITATVTTWDDQPATDFADPIIFEFNGETQEVAPVGGVAEITLQSEEAESLQVVTTNGGYVIQNGSVEVLADVQQR